A genomic window from Carassius gibelio isolate Cgi1373 ecotype wild population from Czech Republic chromosome A11, carGib1.2-hapl.c, whole genome shotgun sequence includes:
- the krt94 gene encoding keratin 94 encodes MSLSVRTTTSTVPRTVTSKSIITKTRSSSAAFPQKAHSVYGGSLGGSTRISTYRVGGGGGYGGGYGFGGGYGGGYGGGHGGGFSSGIMVGGDSDLIQLNEKATMQNLNDRLASYLEKVRSLEAANATLERQIREYYEKKGPIAQRDYSNYWNTIKDLKDKIKNATINNANILLQIDNSKLAADDFRIKYEHEVVMRQSVEADIANLRRLLDQTTLTKADLEMQIEGLQDELAFMKKNHQEDLAALRAQLTGTVNVEVDAAPQQDLNKVLEEIRSHYETIIQKHRREQEDWFKNKTAGLNKEVAISTETIQTTKTQVTDLRRTLQGLEIELQSQLSMKSALENSLADTEARYSAMLAGYQNQINMLEAELSQVRASIEQQGREYALLLDIKTRLEQEIATYRSLLENQDIKTQVPGSTVTVTTSGTTTIQKTQHNF; translated from the exons ATGTCGCTCTCTGTTCGTACGACAACCTCCACAGTTCCCAGGACTGTGACCTCCAAGTCCATTATCACCAAGACTCGGAGCAGTTCGGCGGCCTTTCCGCAAAAAGCCCACAGCGTGTATGGGGGTAGTCTAGGAGGCAGCACCCGCATCTCTACTTACAGAGTTGGAGGTGGTGGAGGATATGGTGGAGGATACGGTTTTGGTGGAGGATACGGAGGAGGATACGGCGGAGGACATGGTGGAGGATTCAGCTCTGGAATCATGGTTGGAGGAGACAGTGACTTGATCCAGCTGAATGAGAAGGCCACCATGCAGAACCTGAACGACCGCCTGGCGTCCTACCTGGAGAAGGTGCGGTCGCTGGAGGCTGCCAATGCCACTTTGGAGAGGCAGATCCGCGAGTACTATGAGAAGAAAGGACCAATTGCACAGAGGGACTACAGCAACTACTGGAACACCATCAAGGACCTGAAGGACAAG attAAAAATGCTACCATCAACAACGCCAACATCCTCCTGCAGATTGACAACTCTAAACTGGCTGCTGATGACTTCAGGATAAA ATATGAGCATGAGGTGGTGATGCGGCAGTCTGTGGAGGCTGACATCGCTAACCTGCGCCGCTTGCTGGACCAGACGACCCTGACAAAGGCTGACCTGGAGATGCAGATCGAGGGTCTGCAGGATGAGCTGGCATTTATGAAGAAGAACCACCAGGAG GACTTGGCTGCACTGAGGGCACAGCTGACAGGCACAGTGAACGTAGAGGTCGATGCTGCTCCTCAGCAAGATCTGAACAAGGTTCTGGAGGAGATTCGTTCTCATTACGAGACCATCATTCAGAAACACCGCAGGGAACAGGAAGACTGGTTTAAAAACAAG ACGGCAGGTTTGAACAAagaagtggccatcagcacagaAACCATACAAACCACTAAGACACAGGTCACAGATCTACGACGCACCTTGCAGGGTCTGGAGATCGAACTACAGTCTCAACTCAGCATG AAATCGGCACTGGAAAACTCACTGGCAGACACAGAAGCTAGGTACAGCGCTATGCTAGCAGGCTACCAGAACCAAATCAACATGCTGGAAGCCGAGCTAAGTCAAGTGCGGGCTAGCATTGAGCAACAGGGACGAGAATACGCCTTGTTGTTGGACATCAAGACTCGTCTGGAGCAGGAGATCGCCACCTACAGGAGCCTCCTGGAAAACCAAGACATTAa gactcaaGTACCAG GTTCAACTGTCACCGTCACCACAAGTGGAACAACAACAATCCAGAAGACACAGCATAACTTCTAA